A portion of the Jaculus jaculus isolate mJacJac1 chromosome 5, mJacJac1.mat.Y.cur, whole genome shotgun sequence genome contains these proteins:
- the LOC101597513 gene encoding protein PET100 homolog, mitochondrial, with product MGVKLEVFRMTLYLTFPVAMFWISNQAEWFEDYVIQRKRELWPPEKESQRQDLEELKLKIRKQREERVFRAAQQSS from the exons ATGGGGGTGAAGCTGGAAGTGTTTCGG ATGACCCTCTACCTCACTTTTCCTGTGGCTATGTTCTGGATCTCCAATCAGGCCGAGTGGTTTGAGGATTATGTTATCCAACGCAAG AGGGAGCTATGGCCACCAGAAAAGGAGAGTCAG CGCCAGGACCTTGAAGAATTAAAACTGAAGATACGGAAGCAGCGTGAAGAGAGAGTCTTTCGAGCTGCCCAACAGAGCTCCTGA
- the Pcp2 gene encoding Purkinje cell protein 2 homolog: MQSNRMEEQRCSLQAGSGQTAENPEDAPVPEMDSLMDMLASTQGRRMDDQRVTINALPGFQPIGPKDGMQRRPGTLSPQPLLTPQDPAALNFRRNSSPQPQTQAP, encoded by the exons ATGCAGAGCAATCGTATGGAGGAGCAACGCTGTTCACTGCAGGCTGGGTCTGGCCAGACCGCTGAGAACC CAGAGGATGCTCCGGTGCCTGAGATGGACAGTCTTATGGACATGTTGGCCAGCACTCAAGGCCGCCGTATGGATGACCAACGTGTGACCATCAATGCccttcctggcttccagcctaTCGGTCCCAAG GATGGAATGCAGAGACGCCCTGGGACCCTCAGCCCTCAACCCCTGCTCACTCCTCAAGACCCTGCTGCACTCAACTTCCGAAGGAACAGCAGCCCTCAGCCTCAGACACAAGCCCCCTAA